A portion of the Simkania negevensis Z genome contains these proteins:
- the dnaE gene encoding DNA polymerase III subunit alpha, protein MGWIPLHVHSQYSILDSTASVQDLAKKAKSYDLKSLALTDFGNMFGAVDFFKSCTVEGIKPIMGIEVAVAPFSRLDKKRISGHSVGYPIILLARGRKGYQNLCKISSIASLEGFYYTPRVDKEVLETYCEDLICLSGPIQSRLSQMIVQDREEELQEELEWTLSVYKDRFYFEMQRHQMTEASISKDGIDHESWLYQSYVERIKSQDKVIARFLELSHEKGIPYVATNDIHYLEPDDWKAHEILMNVQSGETCEIVERDSYGNVKGRMPNPKRNVIPTHELYFKSPAQMEALFADLPEAIANTKRIADQCELTLDFNTKYYPVFTPPHLQGKEVSEEERVREAEKFLRDLCEQRIPKRYTAERLVKVEEQYPGQSPLDVVRSRLDQELEIITSKGMCDYLLIVYDFIAWAKEQGIPVGPGRGSGAGSIILYLIGITDIEPLRFNLFFERFINPERMSYPDIDVDICMDRRAEVIEYTLKKYGKEKVAQIITFGTMKAKMAIKDVGRVLNVPLSKVNDIAKLVPEDPTMTLEKAFEIDPELKAMGANDEEAGRILEFAQKLEGSIRNTGIHAAGLIICGDPLTDHIPVCSAKDSEIAVTQYSMKPVEAVGMLKIDFLGLKTLTSIQKTVDSIEADTGKKIDWVDLPLDDEKTFELLNHGKTQGVFQLESSGMQELAKQLHIDKFEEIIAVGALYRPGPMEMIPSFINRKHGREAIEVDHPMMGDIIKETYGIMVYQEQVMQIAQKLAGYSLGEGDVLRRAMGKKDRDEMARQRETFQKGALEHGIDQDKAIEIFDKIEKFASYGFNKSHAAAYGYLSYVTAFLKANYPKEWLAALMTCDSDDLTKVAKHIREAEGMEIEILSPDVNEADLEFRARKEGIRFAMSGIKGVGKGVVEAILTERKQNGPFKSLYDFFRRVDTSMVGKKVVENLIEAGSFDFTTWTRQQLLASVEPMFEQASRKQKEDARGILDLFSALGDEDKAFEEPPKIDSPMSKEEILAKEKELLGFYLTGHPMDAYKELIEQLGSQPFHEIDELPHGSVCRSAFIIESLKVKISAKTQRKFAILIISDGMERFELPIWPDLYEEKAPLFHENRLLFAILQVERENDSLRLRCRAVEDLSELSEDQVKTLNTIFDQVKGMAKTEAKRKKKQTNQVDMQEKEQKLHLVLDADQTRFSQIVKLKKLFHRFPGSASVAIAFHASQQRVGTLEIESKWGVGINEGLKNELQNLSFIQSFSFEE, encoded by the coding sequence ATGGGATGGATTCCACTTCATGTGCACTCCCAGTATTCCATTCTTGATTCGACAGCGTCTGTCCAAGACTTAGCCAAAAAAGCCAAAAGCTATGATCTTAAATCTCTTGCTTTAACCGATTTTGGCAATATGTTTGGAGCAGTCGACTTTTTCAAAAGTTGCACTGTAGAAGGAATCAAACCGATTATGGGAATAGAGGTTGCTGTTGCCCCGTTTTCCCGTCTGGACAAAAAGCGCATTTCCGGTCACTCGGTCGGGTATCCAATTATTCTTCTTGCGAGGGGACGTAAGGGGTACCAAAATCTCTGTAAGATTTCTTCAATTGCTTCGCTTGAAGGTTTTTACTACACCCCAAGGGTAGATAAAGAGGTCCTTGAAACATATTGCGAGGATTTAATTTGTCTGTCAGGTCCGATTCAAAGCCGCTTATCTCAAATGATCGTCCAAGATCGTGAAGAAGAGTTGCAAGAAGAGCTAGAGTGGACCTTATCTGTCTATAAGGATCGCTTCTATTTTGAAATGCAACGGCATCAAATGACAGAAGCGTCCATTAGTAAGGATGGGATCGATCATGAGTCTTGGCTATACCAAAGCTATGTAGAGCGCATCAAAAGCCAAGATAAAGTCATTGCCCGCTTTTTAGAGCTTTCACATGAAAAAGGGATTCCCTACGTTGCAACAAACGATATCCACTACTTAGAACCAGATGATTGGAAAGCTCATGAAATTTTGATGAATGTTCAATCTGGGGAAACTTGTGAAATTGTTGAGCGTGACAGTTATGGTAATGTGAAAGGACGAATGCCTAATCCCAAACGAAATGTGATCCCCACACATGAGCTTTATTTTAAGTCGCCTGCTCAAATGGAAGCTCTATTTGCTGATTTACCCGAGGCAATTGCGAATACTAAAAGGATTGCTGACCAATGCGAGCTTACTCTTGACTTTAACACCAAGTATTATCCAGTTTTTACCCCTCCTCATCTTCAAGGAAAAGAGGTCTCTGAAGAAGAGCGTGTTCGAGAAGCTGAGAAATTTTTGCGAGATCTTTGTGAGCAAAGAATTCCGAAAAGATACACTGCAGAAAGACTTGTAAAGGTTGAAGAGCAGTACCCTGGACAAAGCCCTCTTGATGTTGTGCGTAGTCGCCTCGATCAAGAGCTTGAAATCATCACATCAAAGGGAATGTGTGACTACCTTCTTATCGTTTATGACTTTATTGCTTGGGCAAAAGAACAAGGTATTCCTGTAGGACCTGGTCGAGGGTCAGGGGCGGGATCCATTATCCTCTACCTGATTGGAATCACCGATATTGAACCTCTTCGATTCAATCTCTTCTTCGAACGATTCATCAACCCAGAACGGATGTCTTACCCTGATATCGATGTCGACATCTGCATGGATCGTCGCGCGGAGGTGATCGAGTACACACTCAAAAAATATGGGAAAGAAAAAGTTGCCCAAATCATCACGTTTGGAACAATGAAAGCAAAGATGGCAATCAAAGATGTTGGACGTGTGCTCAACGTTCCGCTATCCAAGGTGAATGACATTGCTAAACTTGTTCCCGAAGATCCTACAATGACTCTCGAAAAAGCCTTTGAGATTGATCCCGAGTTGAAGGCGATGGGGGCAAATGATGAAGAAGCGGGACGCATCTTAGAGTTTGCTCAAAAGTTAGAGGGATCGATTCGGAACACGGGGATTCATGCTGCAGGATTGATCATTTGTGGAGATCCGTTGACCGATCATATTCCTGTCTGTTCGGCTAAAGATTCTGAAATTGCCGTGACGCAGTATTCGATGAAGCCTGTCGAGGCAGTTGGAATGCTTAAGATTGACTTCCTAGGGCTCAAAACATTGACTTCGATTCAAAAAACTGTCGATTCGATCGAAGCCGATACTGGAAAAAAAATTGATTGGGTCGATCTTCCTCTCGATGATGAAAAGACGTTTGAACTATTAAATCACGGAAAGACACAAGGAGTCTTTCAACTTGAATCTTCAGGAATGCAAGAACTTGCGAAGCAACTGCATATCGATAAATTTGAAGAGATCATTGCGGTTGGGGCGCTTTACCGGCCAGGCCCGATGGAGATGATCCCTTCATTTATTAACCGGAAACATGGTCGAGAAGCAATTGAAGTGGACCATCCCATGATGGGAGACATCATTAAAGAAACCTATGGAATCATGGTTTACCAAGAGCAAGTCATGCAGATAGCGCAGAAACTTGCCGGTTATTCACTTGGGGAAGGTGATGTTTTACGTCGTGCCATGGGGAAAAAAGATCGTGACGAGATGGCCCGTCAGCGGGAAACGTTTCAGAAAGGGGCTCTAGAACATGGGATCGATCAAGATAAAGCGATCGAGATCTTTGATAAAATCGAAAAATTTGCATCTTATGGGTTCAATAAATCGCATGCTGCGGCGTACGGTTACTTGAGTTATGTCACGGCATTTTTAAAAGCGAACTATCCGAAAGAATGGCTGGCAGCGCTCATGACATGTGATAGTGATGATTTAACGAAGGTCGCGAAGCACATTCGTGAAGCAGAAGGAATGGAAATTGAAATCCTCTCTCCTGATGTCAATGAAGCTGACCTGGAGTTCCGTGCAAGAAAAGAAGGAATCCGCTTTGCCATGTCGGGAATTAAGGGAGTTGGAAAAGGAGTTGTTGAAGCGATTTTGACAGAGCGTAAACAAAACGGTCCGTTCAAATCACTTTACGACTTTTTCAGGCGAGTCGACACCTCGATGGTCGGAAAAAAAGTGGTTGAAAACTTGATCGAGGCTGGAAGTTTCGATTTTACGACATGGACGAGACAACAGTTACTCGCGAGTGTTGAGCCCATGTTTGAGCAAGCATCTCGCAAACAAAAAGAAGATGCAAGGGGGATTCTCGATTTGTTTTCTGCATTGGGGGATGAAGACAAAGCTTTTGAAGAGCCCCCAAAAATTGACTCGCCGATGTCAAAAGAAGAGATTTTAGCAAAAGAAAAAGAACTTTTGGGTTTTTATTTAACTGGGCATCCCATGGATGCCTACAAAGAGCTTATCGAGCAATTAGGGTCTCAGCCGTTTCATGAAATCGATGAACTTCCCCATGGAAGCGTTTGCCGTTCGGCATTTATCATCGAAAGTTTAAAAGTCAAAATTTCTGCAAAGACGCAACGTAAGTTTGCAATTCTCATAATCAGTGATGGAATGGAGCGGTTTGAACTTCCAATTTGGCCCGATCTCTATGAAGAAAAGGCTCCACTCTTTCATGAAAACCGCCTCTTGTTTGCCATTCTACAAGTCGAGAGGGAAAATGACTCGCTCAGGTTAAGGTGTCGAGCTGTCGAAGACTTGAGTGAACTCAGCGAAGATCAGGTCAAAACGTTAAATACTATTTTTGATCAGGTCAAAGGAATGGCGAAAACTGAAGCAAAAAGAAAGAAAAAACAAACGAATCAGGTCGATATGCAGGAAAAAGAGCAAAAACTTCACCTTGTCTTGGATGCGGATCAAACCCGATTTAGCCAGATTGTCAAACTCAAAAAACTTTTTCACCGCTTCCCCGGAAGCGCTTCTGTTGCAATTGCATTTCATGCGTCACAGCAAAGAGTTGGGACTCTCGAGATCGAATCTAAGTGGGGAGTTGGCATCAATGAGGGGCTAAAAAACGAGCTTCAAAATCTTTCATTCATTCAATCCTTTTCTTTTGAAGAGTGA
- the uhpC gene encoding MFS transporter family glucose-6-phosphate receptor UhpC has protein sequence MSVIDFFKPDPPQTPLTDQEEIKKSYRYWRLRVFYSMYIGYALFYFTRKSFVFAMPALIADLGFDKGQLGILCSLLSISYGVSKFLSGVISDKANLRYFMGFGLIMTGVFNLFVGFSSSLILFGLFLVLNGLFQGWGSPPCARLLTYWYSQKERGRWWGVWNTSHNIGGALIPLICAIAIQLYGWRYAMYLPGAVAIIVGFFLVNRIRDNPKALGLPTIEKFRNDYATESDVALDEDEEESKEKRSQGSREILTEYVLKNKFIWILAISFFFVYVIRTAVNDWVQLYLMESKGFSLMVAGSCVFWFEIGGIFGSLAAGWLSDTIFKGKRGPVNVLFSLGIICTVFTLWAVPSSSVALISVIMFAIGFLIFGPQMLIGMAAAEMAGKKAAGSATGFAGLFAYTGAASAGYPFGHVIQSYGWTGFFVLLAICGVVAVSMLLPLWNRKPRTELVAG, from the coding sequence GTGAGTGTTATCGACTTCTTCAAACCCGATCCTCCTCAAACTCCCTTAACAGATCAAGAAGAGATTAAAAAGAGTTATCGCTATTGGCGTCTTCGTGTCTTTTACAGCATGTATATTGGGTATGCTTTATTCTACTTTACGAGAAAGAGTTTTGTTTTTGCGATGCCTGCCCTCATTGCTGACTTGGGATTTGACAAAGGACAACTAGGGATCTTATGTAGTCTTTTATCGATTTCTTATGGGGTCAGTAAGTTTTTAAGCGGTGTGATTTCCGATAAAGCTAACCTTCGCTATTTCATGGGCTTTGGGCTCATCATGACCGGAGTTTTTAATCTCTTTGTGGGATTTTCATCTTCTTTGATTTTGTTTGGCCTTTTCTTGGTACTGAATGGGCTTTTCCAAGGATGGGGATCTCCACCCTGTGCTCGTTTATTAACTTATTGGTATTCTCAAAAAGAACGGGGCCGTTGGTGGGGAGTATGGAACACCTCGCATAATATTGGTGGAGCGCTCATTCCTCTTATTTGCGCGATAGCCATTCAACTCTACGGGTGGCGCTATGCAATGTATTTGCCTGGGGCAGTGGCTATTATCGTTGGCTTTTTCTTAGTGAATCGCATCCGAGATAATCCGAAAGCTCTTGGGCTTCCAACAATTGAAAAATTTCGCAATGACTACGCTACTGAATCTGATGTTGCATTGGATGAAGATGAAGAGGAATCAAAAGAAAAGCGTTCTCAAGGGTCGAGAGAAATTTTAACAGAATACGTTCTCAAAAATAAGTTCATTTGGATCCTGGCGATTTCTTTTTTCTTCGTTTATGTGATTCGTACAGCTGTAAATGACTGGGTACAACTTTATCTGATGGAGTCGAAAGGTTTTTCTCTGATGGTTGCCGGATCGTGCGTTTTTTGGTTCGAGATCGGTGGGATTTTTGGCAGTTTAGCCGCAGGATGGCTTTCTGATACGATTTTCAAAGGAAAACGGGGACCTGTCAATGTTCTCTTTAGTTTAGGGATTATTTGTACCGTGTTCACCTTATGGGCAGTTCCATCATCAAGCGTTGCTTTGATTTCGGTCATCATGTTTGCGATTGGCTTCTTGATTTTTGGGCCTCAAATGCTCATTGGGATGGCTGCTGCTGAGATGGCAGGAAAAAAAGCTGCAGGTTCTGCAACCGGTTTTGCAGGATTATTTGCCTACACAGGGGCTGCTTCTGCAGGATATCCTTTTGGCCACGTGATTCAAAGTTATGGTTGGACAGGGTTCTTTGTCCTTCTTGCAATTTGTGGAGTTGTAGCTGTTTCGATGCTCCTTCCTCTTTGGAATCGGAAACCTCGGACAGAACTTGTGGCGGGATAA
- the hisS gene encoding histidine--tRNA ligase: protein MKYQIPKGTFDILPTEAKEQNKWKESSRWHYLEETMRQLALDYGFREIRTPIFEQTDLFIRGVGETSDIVSKEMYTFKDKGDRSMSLRPEGTASVIRSFVENGLQQFGSNQKFFYIGPFFRYDRPQAGRYRQFHQFGVEAIGQGSPEQDLEVIDMLFELYRRLGLKNLKVMLNSLGGPGTRQIYKEKLLDFLRPHFTSLSPESQIRFEKNPLRILDSKDQKEQALLEGAPTILDELDPESRTHFEELCDLLKMQEIPFEIEPKLVRGLDYYNRTVFEITSDVLGAQNTIGAGGRYDGLSALLGGPDLPSIGFSTGMERILQTMDGQSAPFPPPPAPYICLIPLSDEAKTACIQTLYALRHEKVAAELITTKKIQKALQTASDLGAQFSIILGDDELEKGLVQVKNMTSRDSTQIRWEELISFLLNHRNNS from the coding sequence ATGAAATACCAAATTCCAAAAGGAACGTTTGACATCCTTCCCACTGAAGCCAAAGAGCAAAATAAATGGAAGGAATCGAGCCGCTGGCACTATCTCGAAGAGACCATGAGGCAGCTCGCCCTTGACTATGGATTTCGAGAAATTCGAACACCAATTTTTGAACAAACTGATCTTTTCATTCGAGGAGTTGGTGAAACGTCTGACATCGTCTCAAAAGAGATGTACACCTTTAAAGACAAAGGAGACCGCTCCATGTCGCTCCGCCCTGAAGGGACGGCATCAGTCATTCGCTCGTTTGTTGAAAATGGGCTGCAGCAGTTTGGCTCTAATCAAAAGTTTTTCTACATCGGCCCCTTCTTTCGCTACGATCGTCCTCAAGCTGGCCGATATAGACAGTTTCATCAATTCGGTGTCGAAGCAATTGGACAAGGTTCTCCTGAGCAAGACCTTGAAGTCATCGACATGCTCTTTGAACTTTACCGTCGCCTAGGATTGAAGAATCTCAAAGTGATGCTCAACTCTCTAGGTGGCCCTGGAACAAGGCAAATTTACAAAGAAAAACTGCTCGACTTTTTGCGCCCCCACTTTACCTCTCTTTCTCCAGAAAGCCAAATCCGATTTGAAAAGAACCCTTTGCGCATCCTCGACTCCAAAGATCAAAAAGAACAAGCTCTTCTTGAGGGCGCCCCAACCATTTTAGATGAACTCGACCCAGAAAGTCGCACTCATTTTGAAGAGCTTTGCGATTTGCTTAAGATGCAAGAGATTCCGTTCGAAATCGAGCCAAAACTCGTGCGAGGCCTCGACTATTACAACCGCACCGTTTTTGAAATCACCTCCGATGTTCTTGGAGCTCAAAACACGATTGGTGCTGGTGGACGCTACGATGGACTTTCAGCTCTTCTTGGAGGCCCCGACCTCCCTTCAATTGGTTTTTCAACAGGGATGGAACGGATTTTACAAACCATGGATGGACAAAGCGCACCCTTTCCCCCTCCCCCTGCTCCTTACATCTGCCTCATTCCACTTAGCGATGAAGCAAAAACAGCTTGTATCCAAACTCTCTATGCGCTCAGACACGAAAAAGTCGCAGCCGAGCTCATAACAACAAAGAAAATTCAAAAAGCTTTGCAAACTGCAAGCGATTTAGGAGCGCAGTTTTCGATCATTCTCGGTGACGATGAATTAGAAAAAGGACTCGTTCAAGTGAAAAATATGACAAGTCGCGATTCAACACAAATTCGTTGGGAAGAGCTCATCTCTTTCCTTTTAAATCATAGGAACAACTCATGA
- the aspS gene encoding aspartate--tRNA ligase: MTFDYRRTHRCNDLTKSNVEEIVTLSGWVHRRRDHGGLIFIDLRDRYGLTQLIFDPDISKESHEEASKLRLEWVISAKGKVRPRGEGLENPKLATGEIEIEVTEFAVLSKAKTPPFSVCDELTETNEEIRLKYRYLDIRRGDIAQKLVMRHKALLTTRNFFSNQGFLEIATPILGRSTPEGARDYLVPSRIYPGNFYALPQSPQLFKQLLMIGGMDRYFQIAPCFRDEDLRSDRQPEFTQLDIEMSFSTPSEIKKLIHDYLKVLFKECLGFTVPDTIREMNYADCMEHYGTDRPDLRFDMPLVRLDAIAKECEFSVFRDQIEGGGIVKCMCIKGGAEISRKDIDRYTEFVGKFGLKGLAWMKRQAEGLQSSIVKFFSEPLLKEIEAQTKVEEGDLLLFAAADESTVNQAMDHLRRLVARERNLIDPNRYEFLWVVDFPLYEWDKDENRLSSVHHPFTAPHLEDIKNLDSNPLNVRALAYDIIINGFEVGGGSQRIHDFQMQEKIFKALKISEEDLKGKFGFFIEALQYGTPPHLGIALGVDRLIMILTKTENIREVIAFPKTQKASDLMMRCPASVSPGQLHELEIETEPKEITWI; the protein is encoded by the coding sequence ATGACGTTTGACTATAGACGGACGCACCGTTGCAACGACCTCACAAAATCCAATGTCGAAGAGATCGTTACTCTCTCAGGCTGGGTCCATCGCCGACGCGACCATGGTGGGCTCATTTTCATTGACCTTCGCGACCGTTACGGACTCACCCAACTCATCTTCGACCCAGATATTTCTAAAGAGTCGCACGAAGAAGCGTCAAAACTCCGCTTAGAATGGGTCATTTCTGCTAAAGGAAAGGTTCGCCCTAGAGGAGAAGGTCTAGAAAATCCCAAGTTAGCAACTGGAGAAATCGAAATCGAAGTGACAGAATTTGCCGTTTTGTCAAAAGCAAAAACACCACCTTTTTCTGTTTGCGACGAACTGACCGAAACAAACGAAGAGATTCGACTCAAGTACCGCTACCTAGATATTCGTCGGGGTGACATTGCACAAAAGCTTGTGATGCGCCACAAAGCCCTGTTAACAACGCGTAATTTCTTTAGTAACCAAGGTTTTCTGGAAATTGCCACACCTATCTTAGGCCGCTCTACACCTGAAGGCGCTCGCGATTATCTCGTCCCCTCACGCATTTATCCTGGTAACTTTTACGCCCTTCCTCAATCTCCCCAACTCTTCAAGCAGTTGCTTATGATCGGAGGAATGGACAGGTACTTTCAAATTGCCCCTTGTTTCCGCGATGAAGACCTCCGCTCAGACCGACAACCCGAGTTTACGCAGCTTGACATCGAAATGAGTTTCTCTACCCCAAGCGAAATAAAAAAACTCATCCATGACTACCTCAAGGTCCTCTTTAAAGAGTGCCTCGGTTTCACAGTTCCCGATACTATTCGGGAAATGAATTACGCCGATTGTATGGAACATTATGGAACAGACCGCCCCGATCTCCGTTTTGACATGCCCCTTGTGCGCCTGGATGCCATAGCAAAAGAATGCGAGTTTTCTGTCTTCCGCGATCAGATTGAAGGGGGCGGCATTGTCAAATGTATGTGCATTAAAGGAGGGGCTGAAATTTCTCGTAAAGATATTGATCGCTATACAGAATTCGTCGGCAAATTTGGCCTAAAAGGGTTAGCGTGGATGAAGCGGCAAGCCGAAGGGCTCCAATCGAGTATCGTCAAGTTTTTCTCTGAGCCCCTCTTAAAAGAGATCGAAGCTCAAACAAAAGTCGAAGAAGGAGACCTCCTCCTTTTCGCAGCAGCAGATGAATCAACTGTGAACCAAGCGATGGATCACCTGCGCCGTCTCGTAGCAAGAGAGCGCAACCTCATCGACCCCAACCGTTATGAATTCCTTTGGGTCGTCGACTTTCCTCTATATGAATGGGATAAAGACGAAAATCGCCTATCGAGTGTCCACCATCCGTTCACCGCACCCCATTTAGAGGACATCAAAAACCTTGATTCTAATCCTCTTAACGTCCGAGCTCTTGCCTACGACATTATTATTAATGGATTTGAAGTAGGCGGTGGATCGCAACGTATCCATGACTTTCAAATGCAAGAAAAAATCTTCAAAGCTCTCAAAATCAGTGAAGAAGACTTGAAAGGAAAATTTGGTTTTTTCATCGAAGCGTTGCAATACGGAACACCCCCACATCTTGGGATTGCGCTCGGCGTCGATCGTTTAATTATGATTCTGACAAAAACAGAAAATATCCGCGAAGTCATCGCTTTCCCAAAAACGCAAAAAGCCAGTGACTTGATGATGCGTTGCCCTGCCTCTGTTAGCCCTGGGCAACTCCATGAACTCGAAATAGAAACTGAACCAAAAGAAATCACTTGGATATAA
- a CDS encoding FKBP-type peptidyl-prolyl cis-trans isomerase: MFKKLKSLFLILFITSFTFCYAAVKKETPAAQEPKKEQEIDVNKVSQAFGHLIGKNLETLGFEFDMQEVIKGLQDSLAGKSSPMDEAECVQAISIVQEEAFQKLASKNLSQANEFLSKNVKNQGVIELEKNKLHYRVEKSGNGAVVEEHHTPMIRYTGKFLDGKVFGASQEDELISLDETIPGFSKGIIGMKEGEKRTIFIHPELGYGMTGYLPPNSLLVFDIEVVKANATPDQEESLTSIHSSEVDAQEIADPGPMKEKGLR, encoded by the coding sequence ATGTTTAAAAAACTCAAAAGTCTCTTTCTAATTTTATTTATCACTTCTTTTACGTTTTGTTATGCAGCAGTTAAAAAAGAAACACCCGCTGCTCAAGAACCTAAGAAAGAGCAAGAAATTGATGTTAATAAAGTCTCACAAGCATTTGGCCATTTAATAGGCAAAAACCTTGAGACCCTGGGATTTGAGTTTGACATGCAAGAAGTTATTAAAGGATTGCAAGACTCACTAGCAGGAAAAAGCTCCCCAATGGATGAAGCCGAGTGTGTCCAAGCTATCTCAATTGTTCAAGAAGAAGCCTTCCAAAAACTCGCAAGTAAAAACCTTTCTCAAGCCAATGAATTCCTTTCAAAAAATGTTAAAAATCAAGGCGTCATAGAGCTTGAGAAAAATAAACTTCACTACCGAGTCGAAAAATCGGGAAATGGAGCTGTTGTCGAAGAACACCACACTCCAATGATTCGCTATACTGGGAAATTTCTCGATGGAAAAGTCTTTGGAGCCTCTCAAGAGGATGAACTTATCTCTCTTGACGAAACGATTCCTGGATTTAGTAAAGGGATTATTGGCATGAAAGAAGGTGAAAAACGGACCATCTTCATCCATCCTGAGCTCGGCTACGGGATGACAGGGTACTTGCCACCTAACTCCCTGCTTGTCTTTGACATCGAAGTTGTAAAAGCAAACGCAACACCAGATCAAGAAGAATCGCTCACATCGATTCATTCTTCTGAAGTGGATGCACAAGAAATTGCAGATCCAGGCCCAATGAAAGAAAAAGGGCTTCGTTAA
- a CDS encoding tRNA (cytidine(34)-2'-O)-methyltransferase — protein sequence MKIVLYRPQIPQNTGNIVRTCKVTGSELILVRPLGFKTDDRSLKRAGLDYWEGVDVTEIDDLMIYLENLETLFYFFSSHAKKLYTDVTYDQDTILIFGSESAGLPQKYHERWPEKFVTLPMIDGSRCLNLATSVGIGVYEGLRQISTTRK from the coding sequence ATGAAGATTGTTCTTTATCGCCCTCAAATTCCTCAAAACACTGGTAACATCGTTCGTACCTGCAAAGTCACCGGTTCAGAGCTCATTCTCGTCCGCCCTCTTGGGTTTAAAACAGATGATCGTAGCCTCAAGCGTGCAGGCCTTGATTATTGGGAAGGAGTTGATGTGACTGAAATTGACGATCTGATGATCTATCTAGAAAACCTTGAGACTCTTTTCTACTTTTTTTCGAGCCATGCCAAAAAGCTCTACACAGATGTGACCTACGATCAAGATACCATATTGATCTTTGGATCTGAATCCGCTGGACTTCCCCAAAAATATCACGAAAGATGGCCTGAAAAGTTCGTGACTCTTCCCATGATTGATGGCAGCCGCTGCTTAAACCTCGCCACATCCGTCGGAATTGGCGTCTATGAAGGTCTTAGACAAATTTCAACGACGAGAAAATAA
- a CDS encoding DUF2905 domain-containing protein, translating to MGRLIILVGLCLIILGVLITLKVPLNWIGHLPGDCSFQWGSTKIYIPITTSILFSLILSIFLFLFSRR from the coding sequence ATGGGTCGCCTGATCATTCTTGTGGGACTTTGTTTAATTATTTTGGGAGTGCTTATCACTCTCAAAGTTCCCCTCAATTGGATCGGGCACCTTCCCGGAGATTGTTCTTTTCAATGGGGAAGTACGAAGATCTACATCCCCATTACAACTTCAATTCTATTCAGTTTGATTCTATCTATTTTTTTATTCTTATTTTCTCGTCGTTGA
- the trxA gene encoding thioredoxin yields the protein MSEEQMLILDDENFYNKTRSGLILVDFYADWCGPCKMLAPVLEAAAARLGSKATIAKLDIDASHKIAGSFQVTSVPTMILFKDGKEVNRLVGLRDEEAIVNFVLAAQ from the coding sequence ATGTCTGAGGAGCAAATGTTAATACTTGATGATGAAAATTTTTATAATAAGACTAGATCAGGTCTGATCTTAGTAGACTTCTATGCAGATTGGTGTGGGCCATGCAAAATGTTGGCTCCTGTATTAGAAGCAGCTGCGGCTCGTTTAGGCTCCAAAGCAACAATCGCCAAGCTAGATATCGATGCGAGTCACAAGATAGCTGGAAGTTTTCAGGTTACTTCAGTTCCTACAATGATTCTTTTCAAGGACGGAAAAGAAGTGAATCGACTTGTAGGTTTACGCGATGAAGAGGCGATCGTCAACTTCGTGCTAGCGGCACAATAA
- a CDS encoding thiamine diphosphokinase, whose product MEDIISVEKIAVIANGAVADYDALLPALKGYDQYIAVDGGLHHCAALGVTPLFLIGDMDSVEPDMKAKFPNVKELKFKRDKDATDLELALEFLIKKNPKSITIFAGFGDRVDHSLSNLVLLSRYPGKVFLETEIEILGVIDERLELATHAGQTVSLIPMNGPALGITTDGLKWELKDDILDKSFVGISNEAVGTSVLVTLKAGDLLFSIHKKGGF is encoded by the coding sequence ATGGAAGATATTATTAGCGTTGAAAAAATTGCCGTGATCGCTAACGGCGCCGTTGCAGATTACGATGCTCTTCTCCCAGCCTTAAAAGGTTATGATCAGTACATCGCCGTCGATGGAGGATTGCACCACTGTGCGGCACTAGGAGTCACCCCACTCTTTCTCATTGGGGATATGGATTCTGTCGAGCCCGACATGAAAGCTAAATTTCCTAACGTAAAAGAACTCAAGTTTAAGCGAGATAAAGACGCAACCGATTTAGAGCTTGCCTTAGAGTTTTTAATCAAAAAAAATCCCAAGTCCATCACGATCTTTGCCGGATTTGGTGACCGCGTAGATCATTCGCTTTCGAATCTCGTCTTATTGTCTCGATATCCAGGAAAAGTTTTTCTTGAAACCGAAATAGAAATCCTCGGTGTCATTGACGAAAGGCTCGAATTGGCAACCCATGCAGGACAAACAGTTTCTCTTATCCCAATGAATGGTCCCGCTCTGGGAATCACAACTGACGGCTTAAAATGGGAACTCAAAGATGACATCCTAGACAAGAGCTTTGTCGGGATTTCAAATGAGGCTGTAGGAACATCTGTTTTAGTCACCTTAAAAGCTGG